A stretch of the Odontesthes bonariensis isolate fOdoBon6 chromosome 5, fOdoBon6.hap1, whole genome shotgun sequence genome encodes the following:
- the LOC142379966 gene encoding kinesin-like protein KIFC3 isoform X1 gives MYAFYSLLVYIFYTVFKKEEEEALEGASGASPDEPGPVSMETGSKRRDGHTPRMGKKACARFSESSSSSDSDELSDEDEGDASDIPACTPLAAFLTFKQEAEKRRASQAHVETTGKLAESPLVAVMSHLLSFLEQYSHFQQLQQQADQYRVQLKRHRVQHRRQMKALRASYRQHLRDKNSVICSLEEAISQQQSPSPLSEGESSSDGGAQAGVHRLVESLYGLQGERSKLRGELRLLHSQLEQKERDRHSRIQAFQLQIDELKSCIEEREEELSRLKTATGATDSEKRVLCLSAENESLKQNLSVTQGLLQQLSAIPSQSSTMLIKENETLRSRVQQLESSLQQRAEQLSQLERKSEQSEWRRGEELRKREDRVRELQLELDRERGKEPVVKYVTQTVQVESPATIKHLTKARQRNEVLSERLSNQNERCKHLEEQIRKSDEHSCNLQHKIAAYEREISKLREELLKEISHLEERKEEAVKAAASCSAEHFQNLQDQFFTLQKRLTALPPTLRSMKTDYTSLRSQVRNFSEFYGAAINEAKKQISAAISEMSEANKDLLEKYRKEVALRRKYHEQLVELKGNIRVLCRVKPVLKEDQHEEGQSVVVTTDPNNESSLNVLSKGKGRIFELDKVFHPQATQEEVFQEIEPLVTSCIDGYHVCIFAYGQTGSGKTYTMEGSVENPGINQRALKHLFSEIEERKDMWSYAVTVSSVEIYNEVLRDLLSKDGEKLDIKINPDGTGQLHVPGLRVIEVKSFQHIKKILATARRNRITFGTQMNQHSSRSHALLCITVQGTDLASGSKTTGKLNLVDLAGSERVWKSGAEGERLKEAQNINRSLLALGDVIQALRARHTHIPFRNSRLTYLLQDSLGKGSKTAMVVQVSALESNVGETLCSLTFAQRVCKVELGPAARKIESGGSQCD, from the exons ATGTATGCCTTCTACTCCCTTTTAGTCTACATCTTCTACACTGTCtttaagaaggaggaggaggaagcctTGGAGGGGGCAAGTGGAGCTTCCCCAGAT GAGCCTGGacctgtttccatggaaacagggAGCAAGAGGAGAGATGGCCACACCCCCAGAATGGGAAAAAAAGCTTGTGCTCGCTTTAGTGAATCAA GCAGTAGCAGTGACAGTGATGAGCTGAGTGATGAAGATGAGGGTGATGCTTCAGACATCCCAGCATGCACTCCTCTGGCTGCCTTTTTGACTTTCAAGCAAGAGGCTGAGAAGAGGAGAGCCTCCCAAGCTCATGTGGAAACAACAGGAAAG TTGGCAGAGTCTCCCCTGGTGGCAGTGATGTCCCACTTGCTGAGTTTTCTGGAGCAGTACTCCCActtccagcagctgcagcagcaagcCGACCAGTACCGGGTCCAGTTGAAGAGGCATCGCGTCCAGCACCGACGTCAGATGAAGGCCCTGCGGGCCTCCTATCGCCAGCATCTCCGGGACAAGAACAGCGTCATATGCAGTCTGGAGGAGGCCATCAGCCAGCAACAGAGCCCCAGCCCACTGAGTGAGG GTGAGTCTAGCAGTGATGGAGGGGCACAAGCTGGGGTTCACAGGCTGGTTGAGTCTCTGTATGGCCTGCAGGGCGAGAGGAGTAAACTGAGAGGAGAACTCCGTCTGCTGCACTCGCAGCTGGAGCAgaaagaaagagacagacacTCACGTATACAAGCCTTTCAACTGCAG ATTGATGAGCTGAAGAGCTGCATAGAAGAGCGTGAAGAGGAGCTGTCAAGGCTGAAGACAGCCACT GGGGCCACAGACTCAGAGAAACGAGTGCTGTGTTTGTCAGCGGAGAACGAGAGCCTGAAGCAGAACCTGAGCGTTACACAAGGCctcctgcagcagctctcaGCCATCCCGTCGCAGTCCAGCACCATGCTCATCAAG GAGAATGAGACTCTCCGTAGCAGAGTGCAGCAGCTGGAGAGCTCCCTTCAACAGCGTGCTGAGCAGCTTTCACAGCTGGAGCGAAAGAGTGAACAAAGTgagtggaggagaggagaggagctgaGGAAACGCGAGGACAGAGTGAGGGAACTGCAGCTGGAGCTGGATAGAGAGAGAGGCAAGGAGCCAGTTGTTAAG TATGTCACCCAGACTGTGCAGGTGGAATCACCTGCCACAATAAAGCATTTGACGAAAGCCAGACAGAGGAACGAGGTGTTGTCTGAGAGGCTGTCCAATCAGAATGAGCGGTGCAAACATCTGGAGGAACAGATCAGGAAGTCGGATGAACACAGCTGTAATCTGCAGCACAAG ATTGCAGCATATGAGCGAGAAATCAGCAAACTGAGAGAGGAACTGTTGAAGGAGATCAGCCACttggaggagaggaaggaggaggcgGTAAaggctgctgccagctgctcaGCCGAACACTTCCAGAACCTGCAGGACCAATTCTTCA CCTTGCAGAAGCGCCTGACAGCACTTCCACCGACTTTACGCTCCATGAAGACAGACTACACCAGTCTGAGGAGCCAGGTTCGAAATTTCTCAGAGTTTTATGGAGCAGCTATCAATGAAGCAAAAAAACAG ATTTCAGCAGCTATCAGTGAGATGTCAGAAGCCAACAAAGATCTTCTGGAGAAATACAGGAAGGAGGTGGCACTACGCAGGAAGTATCATGAGCAGCTGGTGGAGCTTAAAG GTAACATTCGAGTGTTGTGCCGTGTGAAGCCCGTGCTGAAAGAGGACCAACATGAGGAGGGCCAGTCTGTGGTTGTGACCACAGACCCCAACAACGAGTCCTCCCTGAATGTGCTGAGTAAAGGAAAGGGGCGCATCTTTGAGCTGGACAAGGTCTTCCACCCACAGGCCACGCAGGAAGAG GTCTTTCAGGAGATTGAACCTCTTGTAACATCCTGCATTGATGGCTACCATGTCTGCATATTTGCATATGGACAGACAGGCTCTGGAAAGACATATACTATGGAG GGCAGTGTGGAAAACCCAGGAATTAACCAGCGAGCTCTGAAACATCTCTTCAGTGAGATTGAGGAGAGGAAGGACATGTGGTCTTACGCCGTCACAGTCAGCTCTGTGGAGATCTATAATGAGGTGCTGAG AGACCTGCTGAGTAAGGATGGAGAGAAACTGGACATAAAGATCAACCCAGATGGAACAGGGCAGCTGCATGTTCCAGGACTCAGGGTTATAGAAGTTAAGAGCTTTCAGCACATCAAGAAG ATTTTAGCCACAGCCCGAAGGAACAGGATCACCTTTGGAACTCAGATGAACCAGCACAGCTCGCGCTCTCACGCTCTGCTGTGTATCACCGTTCAGGGCACTGACCTCGCCAGTGGCTCCAAAACAACAG GAAAATTGAACCTGGTGGACCTGGCAGGCTCAGAAAGGGTCTGGAAGTCTGGAGCGGAGGGGGAGAGGCTGAAAGAGGCCCAGAACATCAACCGCTCCTTGCTGGCACTGGGAGACGTCATTCAGGCTCTTCGGGCTCGGCACACTCACATCCCCTTCAGGAACTCCCGCCTCACGTACCTATTACAAGACTCCCTAGGTAAAGGCAGCAAGACTGCCATGGTGGTGCAG GTGTCTGCACTGGAAAGTAATGTGGGAGAGACATTATGCTCTCTGACGTTTGCACAGCGGGTGTGCAAGGTGGAACTGGGTCCTGCAGCCAGGAAGATTGAATCTGGTGGATCACAGTGTGACTGA
- the LOC142379966 gene encoding kinesin-like protein KIFC3 isoform X2, whose amino-acid sequence MYAFYSLLVYIFYTVFKKEEEEALEGEPGPVSMETGSKRRDGHTPRMGKKACARFSESSSSSDSDELSDEDEGDASDIPACTPLAAFLTFKQEAEKRRASQAHVETTGKLAESPLVAVMSHLLSFLEQYSHFQQLQQQADQYRVQLKRHRVQHRRQMKALRASYRQHLRDKNSVICSLEEAISQQQSPSPLSEGESSSDGGAQAGVHRLVESLYGLQGERSKLRGELRLLHSQLEQKERDRHSRIQAFQLQIDELKSCIEEREEELSRLKTATGATDSEKRVLCLSAENESLKQNLSVTQGLLQQLSAIPSQSSTMLIKENETLRSRVQQLESSLQQRAEQLSQLERKSEQSEWRRGEELRKREDRVRELQLELDRERGKEPVVKYVTQTVQVESPATIKHLTKARQRNEVLSERLSNQNERCKHLEEQIRKSDEHSCNLQHKIAAYEREISKLREELLKEISHLEERKEEAVKAAASCSAEHFQNLQDQFFTLQKRLTALPPTLRSMKTDYTSLRSQVRNFSEFYGAAINEAKKQISAAISEMSEANKDLLEKYRKEVALRRKYHEQLVELKGNIRVLCRVKPVLKEDQHEEGQSVVVTTDPNNESSLNVLSKGKGRIFELDKVFHPQATQEEVFQEIEPLVTSCIDGYHVCIFAYGQTGSGKTYTMEGSVENPGINQRALKHLFSEIEERKDMWSYAVTVSSVEIYNEVLRDLLSKDGEKLDIKINPDGTGQLHVPGLRVIEVKSFQHIKKILATARRNRITFGTQMNQHSSRSHALLCITVQGTDLASGSKTTGKLNLVDLAGSERVWKSGAEGERLKEAQNINRSLLALGDVIQALRARHTHIPFRNSRLTYLLQDSLGKGSKTAMVVQVSALESNVGETLCSLTFAQRVCKVELGPAARKIESGGSQCD is encoded by the exons ATGTATGCCTTCTACTCCCTTTTAGTCTACATCTTCTACACTGTCtttaagaaggaggaggaggaagcctTGGAGGGG GAGCCTGGacctgtttccatggaaacagggAGCAAGAGGAGAGATGGCCACACCCCCAGAATGGGAAAAAAAGCTTGTGCTCGCTTTAGTGAATCAA GCAGTAGCAGTGACAGTGATGAGCTGAGTGATGAAGATGAGGGTGATGCTTCAGACATCCCAGCATGCACTCCTCTGGCTGCCTTTTTGACTTTCAAGCAAGAGGCTGAGAAGAGGAGAGCCTCCCAAGCTCATGTGGAAACAACAGGAAAG TTGGCAGAGTCTCCCCTGGTGGCAGTGATGTCCCACTTGCTGAGTTTTCTGGAGCAGTACTCCCActtccagcagctgcagcagcaagcCGACCAGTACCGGGTCCAGTTGAAGAGGCATCGCGTCCAGCACCGACGTCAGATGAAGGCCCTGCGGGCCTCCTATCGCCAGCATCTCCGGGACAAGAACAGCGTCATATGCAGTCTGGAGGAGGCCATCAGCCAGCAACAGAGCCCCAGCCCACTGAGTGAGG GTGAGTCTAGCAGTGATGGAGGGGCACAAGCTGGGGTTCACAGGCTGGTTGAGTCTCTGTATGGCCTGCAGGGCGAGAGGAGTAAACTGAGAGGAGAACTCCGTCTGCTGCACTCGCAGCTGGAGCAgaaagaaagagacagacacTCACGTATACAAGCCTTTCAACTGCAG ATTGATGAGCTGAAGAGCTGCATAGAAGAGCGTGAAGAGGAGCTGTCAAGGCTGAAGACAGCCACT GGGGCCACAGACTCAGAGAAACGAGTGCTGTGTTTGTCAGCGGAGAACGAGAGCCTGAAGCAGAACCTGAGCGTTACACAAGGCctcctgcagcagctctcaGCCATCCCGTCGCAGTCCAGCACCATGCTCATCAAG GAGAATGAGACTCTCCGTAGCAGAGTGCAGCAGCTGGAGAGCTCCCTTCAACAGCGTGCTGAGCAGCTTTCACAGCTGGAGCGAAAGAGTGAACAAAGTgagtggaggagaggagaggagctgaGGAAACGCGAGGACAGAGTGAGGGAACTGCAGCTGGAGCTGGATAGAGAGAGAGGCAAGGAGCCAGTTGTTAAG TATGTCACCCAGACTGTGCAGGTGGAATCACCTGCCACAATAAAGCATTTGACGAAAGCCAGACAGAGGAACGAGGTGTTGTCTGAGAGGCTGTCCAATCAGAATGAGCGGTGCAAACATCTGGAGGAACAGATCAGGAAGTCGGATGAACACAGCTGTAATCTGCAGCACAAG ATTGCAGCATATGAGCGAGAAATCAGCAAACTGAGAGAGGAACTGTTGAAGGAGATCAGCCACttggaggagaggaaggaggaggcgGTAAaggctgctgccagctgctcaGCCGAACACTTCCAGAACCTGCAGGACCAATTCTTCA CCTTGCAGAAGCGCCTGACAGCACTTCCACCGACTTTACGCTCCATGAAGACAGACTACACCAGTCTGAGGAGCCAGGTTCGAAATTTCTCAGAGTTTTATGGAGCAGCTATCAATGAAGCAAAAAAACAG ATTTCAGCAGCTATCAGTGAGATGTCAGAAGCCAACAAAGATCTTCTGGAGAAATACAGGAAGGAGGTGGCACTACGCAGGAAGTATCATGAGCAGCTGGTGGAGCTTAAAG GTAACATTCGAGTGTTGTGCCGTGTGAAGCCCGTGCTGAAAGAGGACCAACATGAGGAGGGCCAGTCTGTGGTTGTGACCACAGACCCCAACAACGAGTCCTCCCTGAATGTGCTGAGTAAAGGAAAGGGGCGCATCTTTGAGCTGGACAAGGTCTTCCACCCACAGGCCACGCAGGAAGAG GTCTTTCAGGAGATTGAACCTCTTGTAACATCCTGCATTGATGGCTACCATGTCTGCATATTTGCATATGGACAGACAGGCTCTGGAAAGACATATACTATGGAG GGCAGTGTGGAAAACCCAGGAATTAACCAGCGAGCTCTGAAACATCTCTTCAGTGAGATTGAGGAGAGGAAGGACATGTGGTCTTACGCCGTCACAGTCAGCTCTGTGGAGATCTATAATGAGGTGCTGAG AGACCTGCTGAGTAAGGATGGAGAGAAACTGGACATAAAGATCAACCCAGATGGAACAGGGCAGCTGCATGTTCCAGGACTCAGGGTTATAGAAGTTAAGAGCTTTCAGCACATCAAGAAG ATTTTAGCCACAGCCCGAAGGAACAGGATCACCTTTGGAACTCAGATGAACCAGCACAGCTCGCGCTCTCACGCTCTGCTGTGTATCACCGTTCAGGGCACTGACCTCGCCAGTGGCTCCAAAACAACAG GAAAATTGAACCTGGTGGACCTGGCAGGCTCAGAAAGGGTCTGGAAGTCTGGAGCGGAGGGGGAGAGGCTGAAAGAGGCCCAGAACATCAACCGCTCCTTGCTGGCACTGGGAGACGTCATTCAGGCTCTTCGGGCTCGGCACACTCACATCCCCTTCAGGAACTCCCGCCTCACGTACCTATTACAAGACTCCCTAGGTAAAGGCAGCAAGACTGCCATGGTGGTGCAG GTGTCTGCACTGGAAAGTAATGTGGGAGAGACATTATGCTCTCTGACGTTTGCACAGCGGGTGTGCAAGGTGGAACTGGGTCCTGCAGCCAGGAAGATTGAATCTGGTGGATCACAGTGTGACTGA